Proteins co-encoded in one Papaver somniferum cultivar HN1 chromosome 5, ASM357369v1, whole genome shotgun sequence genomic window:
- the LOC113281068 gene encoding probable methyltransferase At1g27930 produces MKYRNVIPEKLWFIIVGLAGLIAGSIIISTFNRSNYNPLLCTRVVDSNPTTNQLNAILHYATSKITPQQSNQEIRVSFDVLQLLSPCNFLVFGLGFDSQMWAAFNPRGTTLFLEEDPKWVQTVLKDASFLHAQTVTYRTQLQEADDLMKSYRKVPSCLPANAYVNGNTECKLALTNLPDEVYDKEWDLIMIDAPRGWFAEAPGRMGAIWSAAVMARNRKGPGVTHVFLHDVDRKVEKMFAMEFLCKKYLVKAVGRLWHFEIPSMANVSSSVIGGNSFC; encoded by the coding sequence atgaaGTATAGGAATGTGATACCGGAGAAATTATGGTTTATAATAGtgggtttagcaggattaatagCGGGTTCAATTATAATCAGCACATTCAACAGATCTAACTACAATCCATTACTCTGTACAAGAGTTGTTGATTCCAATCCAACAACAAATCAATTAAACGCAATACTTCATTACGCGACATCAAAAATCACACCACAGCAATCAAATCAAGAAATCAGAGTATCATTCGATGTTCTCCAGCTCTTATCTCCTTGTAATTTCTTAGTGTTTGGTCTCGGTTTCGATTCGCAAATGTGGGCAGCATTTAATCCAAGAGGTACGACGTTATTTCTCGAAGAAGATCCAAAATGGGTGCAAACCGTGTTAAAAGATGCATCTTTTTTACATGCTCAGACTGTTACTTATCGTACTCAGTTACAAGAAGCCGATGATTTAATGAAATCGTATCGGAAAGTACCGAGTTGTTTACCGGCGAATGCTTACGTTAACGGGAACACGGAGTGTAAATTGGCACTTACTAATTTGCCTGATGAGGTTTATGATAAAGAATGGGATTTGATTATGATCGATGCACCAAGAGGTTGGTTCGCTGAAGCACCGGGTCGTATGGGAGCGATTTGGTCAGCTGCTGTTATGGCTAGGAACCGGAAAGGACCAGGTGTGACTCACGTGTTTTTACATGATGTGGATCGGAAAGTTGAGAAAATGTTTGCAATGGAGTTTTTGTGTAAGAAGTATTTGGTTAAAGCTGTTGGTAGACTTTGGCATTTTGAAATTCCTTCAATGGCAAATGTTAGCAGCTCGGTGATTGGTGGGAACAGTTTCTGCTAA